In the Paroedura picta isolate Pp20150507F chromosome 15, Ppicta_v3.0, whole genome shotgun sequence genome, one interval contains:
- the CCDC92B gene encoding coiled-coil domain-containing 92B isoform X2 has translation MTSKRRAWKSAIKAVDQELEARCQAVAVQLQEKERGCVELQRELRHKESLVAALRGSLRNRERKFLEELKRRSHRVTILSTELQKQTEAAAYLSFQLHAAKLKLHGSRQSAEPLADRPPEKSFLRLPASEARPKRRTPRSPAHRPAPGSFHGKGAFKDPSFRNQPSSCEDPESMPDPALFLYTKWHQKSEPKAIAATKAGADQSEPFAPHGLPARLPKNQRKGHQRWSRQPSQEPAGPAGRTLGKSSPSSQGDPCKGNGASPHREKDAE, from the coding sequence GCGGTGGACCAGGAGCTGGAGGCAAGATGCCAGGCCGTGGCGGTGCAGTTGCAGGAGAAGGAAAGAGGCTGCGTGGAGCTACAGCGGGAGCTCCGGCACAAGGAGAGCTTGGTGGCCGCTCTGCGGGGCAGCCTGAGGAACCGGGAGAGAAAGTTCCTGGAGGAGCTGAAGAGGAGGAGCCACCGGGTGACCATCCTCAGCACAGAGCTGCAGAAGCAGACGGAGGCGGCCGCTTACCTCTCCTTCCAGCTGCACGCAGCCAAACTGAAGCTTCATGGCTCCCGACAGAGTGCCGAGCCGCTTGCGGACCGGCCTCCAGAGAAGTCCTTCCTCCGTCTGCCTGCCAGTGAGGCCAGGCCCAAAAGAAGGACCCCGAGGTCCCCAGCCCACAGGCCGGCCCCTGGCTCCTTCCACGGCAAGGGGGCCTTCAAGGACCCTTCCTTCCGCAACCAACCCAGCAGCTGTGAAGACCCTGAGTCCATGCCTGACCCGGCCCTCTTTTTGTACACCAAATGGCACCAGAAGTCAGAGCCGAAGGCCATCGCCGCGACCAAAGCAGGGGCTGACCAGAGCGAGCCCTTTGCCCCACATGGTCTTCCAGCCCGCCTGCCCAAAAACCAACGGAAAGGTCACCAAAGATGGTCCCGGCAACCTTCCCAGGAACCAGCAGGGCCCGCAGGCAGAACTCTAGGGAAGTCAAGCCCCTCTTCGCAAGGGGATCCGTGCAAAGGAAACGGAGCCAGCCCCCACCGTGAAAAAGACGCTGAGTGA